taattaaaatgttgcattttagaacacatttgtcataacttttctttggggggccgcaaaggaaagCTCCGTACACATGGGGGCTGCAcgttgaaaaagtttgagaaccactggtttaaatcATATCTtgtttacactctaaaaaatccTCTTTTTTTCCTGATCAATGATATGCTTCAAATAGTTTCAAACTCATTTAATATTAATCCAAATTATTATTGTATCAAAATCTCTGGCATGCCCCAACTACGCAAATAAGTCTggtgaaacaaagacaaagttCTCCCGCTCGATCAACACCCTTTCGCATCGGTCATCACAACTTCAACTTCGACCATATCCACAGATTAATCTGGTCAACGAAATAATGCAAGGAACAAACCACGCAACGGACAACTTCAAGGACTACGCTACGTCACAACGAACTCTCTCGTGCCTCACAAAAGCCAACAAACGCAAGTATCGTATATTCATTCGCTGTGCTAAGTTATTAACCCTTTTAATTAAGGATATTGTTAGAGGTTCTGATGGTTTGTGCAGAAGTTAAGCCTATAGTGATATTGCCCTTCTTTTACTCTCTCTTAACTTTTcatgctttctctctctctccatgtGTCATGTTTATTGTTCGTTTGTATGTGTAGTTAGTTGTTGTGAGTATTTCGTAACGTTAGTTTGcatttcacaattgaattgtttctgtgttcaatgctcagcAAATCAATGTCAATTTATCTGCCCTTAGATCTTGCTATAAGCTTTGAGGTAATACTGTATGAACGTTGTTTTCTAAAGGCCACGGAATTAACTTCTTAAATGTACAATTGTGAATATATTCAATGGACGAATGCATACTTGGTtgtattattaattctgctaaaTCAGGTTAAACCTTATAAATTTGTATAGTTAATAACAGCTAATTATACATGTTATTCCCTTTCGAGCTAAATCTGGGATTGCCGTAGTGTGTTTCAGTCTGAGGTTcaatagtgttttaaataacatttccCTTTCCTTCCCCTAAATTGCTACACATTTATTAAGCACTATTAAGCAGGTATCAAGCATTTTTTGAATATTCAGATTAAAATACAGTGATGGTAATAGTTGTTGTACAGCGCCCACATGTGGACTATACTTTTAAGTCAgtataaaaagagaaaataatttaCACAATTTTATATACAGAAATACAAATTGCACACATGCACTTTAGATTTTTAGGTGTAAGGAAAAAATAAACCTTGACAAAATTTCTATAAAATAATTGACAGATTAATAAAACGGATTAAAAAGTGGTTTCTGAGTTTTGGTTCCCTTTTGTGACATGCTTCACAAACCAGCTCACGGAAACCGAGATATAGGCGCAtcctgtttgttttctgagtCTTACAAAAGgacaacattttatttcaacgTCACACTGGCTAATTTAAATCTGTGCAGGTGTAACACCAACTTCTGTGACCATTATGTGAGCATATAGTGCTGGTTGGGGTTAGGCTTAGGGGAATGAAAGCCCAGTTTCCCAGGTGGGCACAGGAATACACTAaacttctaaatctggattaaAAACAGTAGATGGAATATAAATCAAccttaaaaatgtattacactGGGGGGGGTGGCAGGTCCTAAAAACAAAGGtattgaatattaaaatcaagaCAGGAGAGGGAAACCTTAAGTTTGTGTCTTTTCTGAATGGGTGGCCCAACCCAATCTGAGTGGGCCAGTGCCATGTATGTTATGTGCCTTATGTTAGCCTGGCTACTAATTTGTCATAATGATAAACTTTAACATGGTATAGTGGTCACACTCAGCAACATTTAGACAGTGAGGCATTTCTGTAACCAAGGAATTTCAAACTATTTAGTGGTTGCGGATCATTAGATAGTAGGTCATTGCAGGTATTGAACGCATGGCATAAATAAAAGTCTCCCTTAGAAAAAATAAGCATTGACATAGTAAAAGTGAAGTAACCATGTTATTTGCCAGATTGTTTACCATATATATTACCTTGGCTTGCATGGTTTTACTATAAAAACTGTGGTTAAACTATGGTGTTAGACCACAATAAACTGTGGTACTACGATACCCATACACCAGCAGTGTAAAACATGAGAGTTTGGTAATGTAGCCAAAATAGGTAACAAGTTAGCATTATATAAGCTGTTCACCTTCACATTTATAAAGGCTGTCCAAATATCGTAAAAAGAAAACGAAAGTTAAACACACACCCAGATTAGAGGAGACAAAACAGAGAAGTTCTTCTGGTGTTCTCCGTTCAACTTGACGCAGTGAAATTCATTTAAAGATTTATACGTCTGCAAATTTGATTAATCTTAAATACAATGGACACCAGGTGAGTAGATGTATCATTACGTACAGAAGAGTTTACATGGAggaacaaacaacaacaacaacaaaaaagattGTATAAGAACAAATCCTCAACCATATTAAACTCTACAACTGTGTTTTAACAATATTTaggatttttatatttaaaaatatattatatttgttatttCAGTTTAATGTAGATTAAAGAATTAAATGTTGTTTGTTTCCATATAAAATATTACATGACAAGACACAACGCAGAAAGTAGAATAACAGGTTAACCAAACAATGCATTGTCAAGAACTCAAAATAGCAACTGTAATTATGAAGCAGAAGAGCtcttttgtttcatgtgtagaAAGTTTTGCCTCATAGAACTTTGTTCTAAAAATCTGACATGCTCAGGACACAATtaaataattcaattcaattttatttatatagcgctctCACAATAGTTTATCGTTCCAACCCAACACAGCTACAGCAAACAATTATAAAGTGCaaattttattacattatattctgtggtattactttctgtgtttggtataatacaatgcgtTCGCGTcgtttatggttccaaaaacgcattattttccacataccatacatttttgtagctccagatttccctttcttcctgaaacgcacggattttggacaaaactcatcgatttgtccctgattggccagctaatctgtacgttgtgattggcctgaatacctctgatgtcagccggaaatgtgacgctccttaccatgtttaaggcccaatcccaattctaccccttaccccttccccttcccCTTTGTTTCGCGCGTTCACGTGAAGGGGTAGGGGTGTCTCAATTCTCTTTTGGCTGAAGGggaaggggtaggggtaagggccAGATAGCCCTTCAAACGAAGATTTTTCAGGACCACACTTCAGACGAAGGGGTATGATACATTTCCAATATGGCCCattaatttaagtatttttggacattaaaaagtattttaataacaaataatcacTTGTTTTATGTTGCCTTTAATCTTGTGTTCATGTATACGGTATGTTCTCAgaaaaaagatttgtaaaaaTCGCCATGAAAAAAGTTTGCTAATGTTATTGACTTTGTGATAGTTccacaacatatatttttttaataatttcttgtaatattaaattttattgtattattacaTTGGAGCATCTATGACGTAGGAGCTAGCAACGACTTATGATGACGTGTAACGGTCTAGTAGTGGTGTCCCATTTCTTAGGGGAATATTTTCAGCCCTACCCCTTGACACTCTGTTTCAAGGGGCAAGGGGAAGGGGTAGGCGTAGGGCTAAGGGCAAGGGGGAAGGGTATAAAATAGAATTGGGATTGGGCCTAAAAGATTCGCCCACAATgaaatgctgacaggagttaatttacaggctgtgagtccgaagcgggaggaattatgataatgacggtcttgtctacatcaccaatcccaagaagtaaactgttgcctacaatctgtgtgtttgtcgtagtccaagaaaaaatgtttacattggagacaataacttgcgtcattgtttactttttaCATATCATGAACATGTACTAattcacacttacacaccaaaggaaatttaaaaatgtgaatcaagaccataggtgccctttaaatccATAAGAGTCCACAGAAACAGTggcaaattattttaaaaaaatcatatttttataaaaaatgtaaaaacatttgtgtCTTGTTTCAGCTATAAAAGCATGCAACAGAAGCTTGCATGCTCTCATTGGCTATTGTAGCTGTCATGTCATTAGGTGAATGCTTGGTTAAAGAGATATGTCTTTAGTTTATATTTAAtgaatgctgggttattttcatcccagtgttgggtcaaaaaggtacaaatccagCAGATGAACCCAGAAATGAACCCAGaaagtgtttatatttgacccaatggGCTGGGCTCGTCCcctcaacccagcattttttagagtgtagactTAAACTGATCAAGTGTGGCTTAATCCTGAATATTGCTGGGAAAGTCATTATACAGCTTAGCTTAGATTAGATGATGTTGATATTGTATGTATTattaagagaccagaattttaaGAGCACAGTGTCTGTGATGGATTGTAATCTTAGTGTAACTTACAAAGATATGAAGGTGCTAGAAcacttatttttataatctgaagaacctttttcaccttaaagaaccttttgtgaaacaaaaaGGTTCTGCAGATCTTAAAGTTGCgttaaagaaccatttagacagaaaaggttcttctatggcagtGTTTCCCgatcctggtcctcgggcacccccacccagaaagttttagatgtctccttatttaaaacacctgattcgactcatcagcctccttccaaaatggtaaacatgtgtctgatgagttaaatcaggtgtgttaaataatgccgagttcagactgcacgattttagccctgattttgactcgcCGACAGGTTTTGCGAAATCGCCGACAAATGGccgaaatcacaggcaaatcgatgctcgtgcacgcgagtgacaatcacacagtgtgaattataAAAGACGCGTTCTGAGAGGATCGCCGACGAGTCGCCGACACCCGTGAgatatttggcatgctaaatatctggaccggtcggcgattcaaaatcattccgtgtgaaatgtgttttgactgacaATAACATCGGGGATGACCTACAtccaatgagagagcaacatacaggacAGCTGGAAGTTCGGGGAGGAGCCTCAACAAACATTTCCTcattcataatttttatttcttcttctttctgctgcaaatgagcgcacatgcaatttgtatggtAAACTTCTTGCGGGTgactatttttaataataatcccagtCTCACGTGAGAACTCCGGTCTTGCACGCGTGACCACGCGCTGTTTCCTTCGCGTCACTTCTCGCGTGGGTTTGGTTGTGAGACGTAGTTTGCGGACCGGGAAAAAGTTATCGGCGATTCTTCTTACggtaaagtcatgcagtatGAAGACCCCTGTCGCCAATCgatcatgcagtgtgaaacagCAGCGACTGAACGCTTCCCCTGATAATCACGCAGTATGAAACCACAGGTGACCCGACTAGTTTGaaaatcatgcagtctgaactcggcattaggagacatctaaaactttctgggagggggtgcccgaggaccagggttgggaaacactgttctatggcatcatgaagcacttttatttttaaggggttgtacacaccaaaacttttaaacacggctgaaaaaacctggaggacgccgaatgccagctatTTTTCAGCTGACCAcattggtagctctgatacttcagctgtgaaagttgaaaatttttcaactcacgccGTTCAGCACAGATAAACAGCCGAGCACCGGTTTTCAGAGTGGAAGAATACCACtcgctgctggcttttttgaaaaaggcagagcttccattggaaacaattgaaaacatgcgccagcCTCGGgcgtaaaagttttggtgtgcacgccccctaacagtgtatttggttcaataataagtatctctatCTTAGTGGAGTTAAGGAGAAGGAAATTGTTTGCCATACACTTTCTGGTTGGACCTAAAACAGGCTGAAACCTAACCactaatataaataatataaagtcctaatataaataagcCCTCCCTTACTAACCAACTTTCTCTTCTGCTGTCATTAGCTCCTATTGCACAGAGAAAAACTACAGACGTTACTGTCCGAATATGTTGTTGACACCCTCAATCTCATTCAGACAGTCAGAGACTTCTGTGACAGAGAAGAGAAATGGACCCTTCAGAGAAAAACAGAACTGGAGAGTATGAAACATATCAAGGAACAAGCAGACAAAATCAGTCTTAAGTTTGGTCATGTTAAAAATTCAAAGAACAAAGGTAAAGCCTTTGGAGAGTTCCTAAAGAGTGGTTTAACTCAGGTCACAGCTGACTCTAGACGACAAAAACTGGAGAAGAAACTGGGTGATGTCctgaaaaacacatttgaggGGCTGGAGAAACTTGACCACTTTCTGGACGCAGTGGAGAAACTAACAGTTACCTCATTAAATGTCTTCACTGATCAAAGTGTCCTGCCGAATGGGGAGAACCCTGCAAATGTGCGATCGGTCATCACAGCTGCCAAAATGGCGTCTCCTCTCCTCATCAACTTTAAACGAAATAACGAAACCTTCTTCCTTCCCATCCTTAATAATGTGGATGTCATGGTTTTTCAGCTAgacaaatacatacaaattacaCAACAGCTTTGTGAGAAACTGAATAAAAagttagtttttattttgtagagTTATTTAAATAGTACTAAGTAAATACAATATAGCAtccaacagccctgtggtatcacagggctgttaaatgctttattcttaTTGGTTCCACTGCCTGTACGAATTAATTtttgataaacgcacacctgtgAAATGTCTTTGAAGAATTAAGGGAAGACAAAATCTACACTTATATTACATCTCTTTACAGATGGATGCAGGATGAGCCTTTAAAGTTCAGTTCGAGTGTAAAGAACTCGAAGAAAAAAATGCTTAATAATTTGAACCAGTTAAGACAAATCAGGTAAGACCACTTTTTTGATTTATATTGTTTTCTGTACATTCATATGCATATGAATGGAGTGAAAAATAACTTTCCATATCTCCTTGTTCAGAAATGACCAGGACACCAGGTTAATGTTCCTCTTTAGGGAACATGCTTTGAACTTCATTGGTCTGTACAGCCAACGTTGCTCTGAGGTGAAGCAGTTCTTGTCAGATCTGGAAGAAAATGCAGTTCAGCTGGACAGAATGAAGAAAGGAGCAAGTATTTCTACTGTAACTGGTAGTTCAGTGGGGATAGCAGGAAGTGTTTTGTCCATTGTTGGCATTGCTCTTGCTCCTGTCACTGCAGGAGTGTCTTTGGCTCTCACTGTGACAGGGCTTAGTCTGGGGGTAACCAGTGGTGTCAATAGTTTGGTCACGGGTATCACTGAAACAGCAGTTAACGCTTACCATGGTAAAAAGGTACAAAGCATTTTCCAGACATACGTGAATGATACAAAGAGGATTCAATGCTGTTTGCAGAAGGCCAGTTCGGAGCATGTAGAGAGGCtttattttatcagtatgttcgGAGCACGAAAAGCGGAAAAAGGTAAAACAGTTTCATCTGTTCAAGTACACAAAGTTAAGAAAGTGCAAAAGCAACAAGACACAAGCAAAGTCAAGGAACTTGTGGGTAAAGCGTTAAGACATGGGATGTTTGCAGGCCGTCTTGGAGGAGTGGCGAAAGGTATTGAGTCCCTGGTGGATGCTGCTAAAGCTGCTAAAGCCCTCCAAAGTGAGGGGGTGGTTACAAAAGCAGTTGGGATGGGGCTGCAGGAAGCACGGAGTACTCGTAGCATTCCCAACCTCGCTGCAGACTTGCCTGACATTGGGCAACTGGCAAAAGGGACACCACTAGCACTCTCAAAGACAGCAAGAGCTGGATTTATCACTGCCAATGCTCTTTTTATTGGTTTGGATGTTCTTTTTATTTGTAAAGACAGCATAAGTCTGGCAAAAGGGAGCAAGAGTGAAACATCTCAGCTCATCCGCTCCAGAGCAACTCTGTGGAAATCCGAACTCGAGGCCTGGCAGAAGATTTATGATTCCTTATGCATAGGAATAGAAAAGTTTAGAAACAGCCAGATCCTGCTGGAGCAACCCTTTCTTCCTCAGTAATAATTAGTCTACAGGAAATTTACAAATACACTAGCCTGTAATATCAAATATAATACATGATTCTCACGacaacttggttttaaaaatgtcaagcatgaaaatgtaaaaattgcttaaatttactttttttcccaccagacattgaaaaacaaagtctggagtaaatgggaacattaatttaaaaacttttactcatcatttaacactttttgtaacataatttaaaaaatgagtcctaaaaaaatctcattaccgcaacagtcagaaaacatcaacactgacatattttcaaaatgacatgacaaacctgaaagaacataatttggagattctgcacatgtatttaaaatcaaagtattatgcttctattaattaaattaacatttaataagcatctgttgcggtaatgataatcaaaaagacaatatttcaaattaactgtaaaaaaatgatcttacctggtagccatcttgaagtaactggtccatgtgcttggtcactcaaaatcaaactttattaaaattctgtatgtgtgctgtGATGAGCCTCTGCGATGAGCCTCCAGGTGTTCCTGCTTTGGTCGACCGGTGGGAGTGGCTAGGAGACTCATTGTTTCGGCTGCTAATGAATTCCACCTGTGTCTTTAGTTTAAAAGGAAGTGTGTGAGTGGAAAAGAAGGTTGTTGATTGCCTTTGTGAGGATGTCCTGAGTTTGGTGCTCCTGGGTtaagttgtttgtttttctttattatatgattttgttttggtTCTTTCTGATATTTTAACATCTTTTATCAGAAAGATGTTGCAGTAGTTTTgttgattattttattgtttaaatccTACTTTTTCTATCtatgttaaataaaacatttaattacccTTACCAACCACCTAGTCCTCCTCTTATTTGTCGCGGCTCTGAGCCAGTCGTGACAAATATGGGGGCTCGTCCGACCGTTTGTTAATCTTGTAGTTTGGAAAATTTGTTGTTTGGTTATCtgataaatattttgtttaacttaagtaatttgaaaaaaaaagttttgtgataGCATTCGTTAGGAGAAGAATGGAGGATGTAGTGGTTGGTTTGGGTGATTTGTTAATTGCTTGCAGGAGTTTAAATTGGTAAGTACGGCTAATTTTTGTTAACAACTGAAGTATTTTGGAATAAGCTTTTCCCTGGTTAGGTTTAGTGGAATTTCCTTAACGGGaagtttcaattttttttattttagtttgttgtttttgtgcGGTGAAAGCAGTTAGAGCATTTGTCTCGGGTACACCTCCGTGTTTTGTTGTAGTGACTCGGTAATCGGTTACTATAGCAAACACTGGTTTAGAGTGTTTAAAACCCCGCTGCAAGTAACTGTACGAAGATTAGGTATGAGTTTAGATAGTTTTGAAATTTAGTTAGGGGGATTCGCTTATTCCAAATTCTTGCTTTGTAGTAGccgtatatatttttttttttcacaatgtcCTCAAAAACTCAGGAATTTATTAGTGCACCATCCGAACCCTTGTTAGATGAGTTGACTAGGGATCAACTATTAGAAATTGCCGAACACTATCAAATTGATCTAACAAATCAAGATAAACGTGTGAAAGAGGGTATTAAATCCTTAGTAAAGGCAGATTTAATTGTTCGTAAGGTGTTGACCTCTCAAGTCTTGGAAGACACGCTACCTTTTGGTAATGTGTTAGCACAAACGCAGTTAACATTTGAGCAACAAAAACAATTGTTATTAATTCAAACTGATATACAAGCGAAGCAGTTAGAAGTCCAAAATCGTATTGAACTTTCTAAAGTTCAAGTGCAACAGCAACAAATTGAACTTGAGCGTTATCGGTTGGATTTAATAAGAGATGGAAAGATTGCGGTAACAGGAGATTCAGAATATGTTCCAGGCTCAGTTAGGTCTGATACGGTGAATAATATGAGACTGGTTCCTAAGTTTGAAGAAAAAGAAGTCGAAAGGTTTTTTCTGTTGTTTGAACGAGTTGCGGATGCACGAAATTGGCCAAATGATGAGCGCATTTTGTTGTTGCAGTCTGTTTTGACAGGAAAGGCACAAGAGGCATATTCTTCACTAAGTGTGGAAGATGCGTCTAGGTATCAAACAGTGAAAGCGGCAGTGTTAAGGGCTTATGAGCTTGTACCAGAAGCCTATCGACAAAAATTCAGGTCTTGGAATAAGAAGGAAAATCAGACGCATGTTGATTTTGTACACGATATCATGGTCTATTTTAATCGTTGGTGTGTGGCATCTGATGTAAAATCTCTCGACGATTTAAAAGAATTAATTGTTCttgaacaatttaaaaataCCATTTCGGATCGTGTTGCAGTCTACCTAAATGAACGCAAACCTGATTCAGCGTATGAGGCGGCCGTTATGGCTGATGAATTCACGTTGACTCATAAAACTAGTTTTACTTCTAGGCCTGATGAAAACTTTCGAAAAGAACCTTGGCGAAAGCAAAGTAAGTTTTCTAAATTTACATGCGAGTTACCTGGCAAACAATTACACAGCTCCGAGGAAGGAAAAGATAGGGCAAATCAGTGTAATTATTGTCATGGGTTTGGTCACTGGAAGAACGAGTGTCCAATATTGAAGACAAAACTGGACAGTTCTAAAGTGAATGTGAAATTTGGTTCTTCTGTAAGGCCAGTTGCATTGGCTGTAACTCCCTCAACAGTGAATAATGTGCAGAAAGATTGTTCGCCATGTGTTTCACCTTTTGCGCCATTCATTACACAGGGTTCTGTTAGAATGATAGATTCCACAAAAACCGTACCAGTTAAGATATTACGTGATACGGGATCGTCAGAAACCTTTGTGTTAGAATCGGTATTACCTTTCTCAACTGATTCTTATACTGGAAGTAATGTGTTAATTAAAGGCATTGGCTTAAATGTTATGTCTGTACCACTTCATAAGATTATGTTGTATTCTGAGTTGATCCAGGGAGAAGTGGAAGTGGCTGTTCGTCCCAGCTTGCCTGTGGAAGGAGTACACATTGTTTTGGGGAATGACTTGGCTGGTGATCGTGTTTGGCGAGATGTTTCACCACATGTAGTGGTTACACCATCGCCGGTTATTTTGAAACCAGATTGTAATGACAATTTGATTTCTTCAAGTGTGTTACCATCTTGTGTAATAACACGTTCTATGAGTAAAACACAAGTTGAATCTATTAAGCCGGTGAGTAAAATGCTGGATATCCCTTCAATTTTGTCTGTGTCACGTGAGGAATTGATTGAAAATCAGAGAGCTGATTTAATTCTGACTGAATTATTTGACCAAGTTGTCTCGCATGACACAATTGTAAATCTTTCGTCTGGGTATTATCTAGACGAAGGATTGTTAGTTCGGAAGTGGACACCACAGGGAGAGTTTGCAATTGGTGACGAAATGGTACAAATTGTAATTCCCCAATCTCTTCGTCAGCTAGTGTTACAGACCGCACATGATATGTCTGGCCATATGGGTGTGAAAAAAACATATCAGTTAATTTTGAAAAGGTTTTTTTGGCCCAAATTGAAGCGTGACGTGTCTAAATACATTAAATGTTGTCACACATGTCAGCTTACTGGAAAACCCAACCAGTCTTTGAAACCGGCTCCTCTTTATCCAATTCCAGCCATTAGTCAACCGTTTGAGTACCTCATCATAGATTGTGTCGGGCCATTGCCTAAGTCAAAAACGGGTAGTGAATATTTGCTGACAGTCATGTGCCAAGTAACGAGATATCCCGCTGTATATCCTTTGCGTTCTATAACAGCTAAGCAAGTTATAAAAGCACTTACTCagtttatttcagtttttgGAATACCGCGAATTATTCAATCTGATCAGGGAAGTAATTTTACTTCTAATGTATTTACTCAAGTGTTGAAACAACTCCATATTCAACATAATCTTTCCAGTGCTTCTCATGCACAAAGTCAGGGAGCACTGGAGAGATTCCATCAAACGTTGAAGTCTTTGTTGAGGGCGTACTGCGTCCAAATGGGTATGAACTGGGAGACTGGTCTACCTTGGTTAATGATGGCAGCTCGGGAAGCTGCACAAGAAAGT
This window of the Misgurnus anguillicaudatus chromosome 19, ASM2758022v2, whole genome shotgun sequence genome carries:
- the LOC129425407 gene encoding uncharacterized protein translates to MDTREKLQTLLSEYVVDTLNLIQTVRDFCDREEKWTLQRKTELESMKHIKEQADKISLKFGHVKNSKNKGKAFGEFLKSGLTQVTADSRRQKLEKKLGDVLKNTFEGLEKLDHFLDAVEKLTVTSLNVFTDQSVLPNGENPANVRSVITAAKMASPLLINFKRNNETFFLPILNNVDVMVFQLDKYIQITQQLCEKLNKKWMQDEPLKFSSSVKNSKKKMLNNLNQLRQIRNDQDTRLMFLFREHALNFIGLYSQRCSEVKQFLSDLEENAVQLDRMKKGASISTVTGSSVGIAGSVLSIVGIALAPVTAGVSLALTVTGLSLGVTSGVNSLVTGITETAVNAYHGKKVQSIFQTYVNDTKRIQCCLQKASSEHVERLYFISMFGARKAEKGKTVSSVQVHKVKKVQKQQDTSKVKELVGKALRHGMFAGRLGGVAKGIESLVDAAKAAKALQSEGVVTKAVGMGLQEARSTRSIPNLAADLPDIGQLAKGTPLALSKTARAGFITANALFIGLDVLFICKDSISLAKGSKSETSQLIRSRATLWKSELEAWQKIYDSLCIGIEKFRNSQILLEQPFLPQ